A portion of the Streptomyces coeruleoprunus genome contains these proteins:
- a CDS encoding TIGR03842 family LLM class F420-dependent oxidoreductase, whose protein sequence is MDFGLVLQTDPPASEVVGLMRRAERNGFRYGWTFDSAVLWQEPFVIYSRILEHTTKLTVGPMVTNPGTRTWEVTASTFATLNDMYGNRTVCGIGRGDSAMRVAGRKPNTLARLGEAMDVIRDLAEGREAVVDGKPVRIPWIRDGRLPVWMAAYGPKALALAGRKADGFILQLADPFLTEWMVKAVRQSAEEAGRDPASLTICVAAPAYVSDDLAHARAQCRWFGGMVGNHVADLVSRYGEHSGLVPEALTAYIKERQGYDYSHHGRAGNPSTDFVPDEIVDRFCLLGPPSAHIEKLKTLRDLGVDQFAVYDMHDAKEATIDAYGSEIIPALNA, encoded by the coding sequence ATGGACTTCGGACTCGTCCTGCAGACCGACCCACCGGCCTCCGAGGTCGTCGGACTGATGCGCCGTGCCGAGCGCAACGGCTTCCGCTACGGCTGGACCTTCGACTCCGCCGTGCTCTGGCAGGAGCCCTTCGTCATCTACAGCCGCATCCTGGAACACACGACGAAACTGACGGTCGGCCCCATGGTCACCAACCCGGGCACCCGCACCTGGGAGGTGACCGCCTCCACCTTCGCCACCCTCAACGACATGTACGGCAACCGCACCGTGTGCGGCATCGGCCGCGGCGACTCCGCGATGCGCGTCGCGGGCCGCAAGCCCAACACGCTCGCCCGGCTCGGCGAGGCGATGGACGTCATCCGCGACCTGGCGGAGGGCCGCGAGGCGGTCGTCGACGGCAAGCCCGTCCGCATCCCGTGGATCCGCGACGGGAGACTCCCGGTGTGGATGGCGGCGTACGGCCCGAAGGCCCTCGCCCTCGCGGGCCGCAAGGCCGACGGGTTCATCCTCCAGCTCGCCGACCCGTTCCTGACGGAGTGGATGGTCAAGGCGGTGCGGCAGTCCGCCGAGGAGGCCGGCCGCGACCCCGCCTCCCTCACGATCTGCGTCGCCGCCCCCGCGTACGTCAGTGACGACCTCGCCCACGCCCGCGCCCAGTGCCGCTGGTTCGGCGGCATGGTAGGCAACCACGTCGCCGACCTGGTGAGCCGGTACGGGGAACACTCGGGCCTGGTGCCCGAGGCCCTCACCGCGTACATCAAGGAACGGCAGGGCTACGACTACAGCCACCACGGCCGCGCCGGAAACCCCTCCACCGACTTCGTCCCCGACGAGATCGTCGACCGCTTCTGCCTCCTGGGCCCGCCCTCCGCCCACATCGAGAAGCTGAAGACGCTCCGGGACCTGGGCGTGGACCAGTTCGCCGTGTACGACATGCACGACGCGAAGGAGGCGACGATCGACGCGTACGGCTCCGAGATCATCCCCGCGCTGAACGCCTGA